A DNA window from Hordeum vulgare subsp. vulgare chromosome 1H, MorexV3_pseudomolecules_assembly, whole genome shotgun sequence contains the following coding sequences:
- the LOC123436492 gene encoding phenylalanine--tRNA ligase beta subunit, cytoplasmic-like — translation MPTVSVGRDRLFAALGRVYTQDEFEALCFDFGIELDDVTTEKAIIRKEKHLEEDVEADGDDEVIYKIEVAANRYDLLCLEGLARSLRIFTGSEATPIFKIASISRGSMLQMHVRPQTSQIRPYVVCAVLRGVTFDEVRYNSFIDLQDKLHQNICRKRTLVAIGTHDLDTLQGPFSYEALSPHEINFIPLKQEQKFRADALMDFYRSDMKLKKFLHIIENSPVYPVIYDSNRTVLSLPPIINGAHSAITLKTRNVFIECTATDLTKANIVLNTMVAMFSEYCENKFEVEPVEVVSYDGSTAIYPDLSCYKMEVSLSDIVGPIGISLDEMQVISLLNKMQLQAELCSSNGEPCISVYVPPTRSDVLHARDLAEDVAIAYGYNNVPKSKPKSMTIGGRQPLNRFSDKIRAEVARAGYMEVLTFVLTSHEENFDMLNRTDDGNKAVIIANPRTSEFEVVRSSLMSCLLKTLKHNIDHPRPIKIFEVGDVVSLDTSRDVGASNNRRLAALYCNSNSGFEEIMGLVDRIVKIVSAPHINFGQTYYVPSSEPEFFTKRQCKIVMSDGKQVGYFGIVHAEVLRKFGIPDPCTFVEIDIEALL, via the exons ATGCCGACAGTCAGCGTTGGCCGCGACCGCCTCTTCGCTGCACTCGGCAGGGTCTATA CGCAAGACGAATTCGAGGCACTCTGCTTCGATTTCGGCATCGAACTTGACGATGTG ACCACAGAGAAGGCCATCATCCGGAAGGAGAAGCACCTGGAGGAGGATGTCGAAGCGGACGGTGATGATGAGGTCATCTACAAGATTGAGGTTGCCGCCAATAG ATATGATTTGTTATGTCTTGAAGGATTAGCAAGATCTCTTCGCATTTTCACTGGGAGTGAAGCAACCCCTATATTTAAAATTGCTTCAATCTCCCGTGGTTCAATGCTTCAGATGCATGTTAGACCACAG ACCTCACAAATTAGACCATATGTAGTTTGTGCTGTCCTAAGAGGAGTAACTTTTGATGAAGTCAGATACAACAGCTTCATTGATCTTCAAGACAAACTCCATCAAAATATTTGCCG GAAGAGAACTCTTGTTGCTATCGGTACCCATGATTTGGACACTCTGCAAGGACCCTTCTCATACGAG GCTCTATCACCACATGAAATCAATTTTATCCCATTAAAACAG GAGCAAAAGTTCAGAGCGGATGCATTGATGGATTTCTACAGA TCTGACATGAAGTTGAAGAAGTTTTTGCATATTATCGAGAACTCTCCAGTTTACCCAGTTATATATGATAGCAACAG AACTGTATTATCGTTACCTCCTATCATCAATGGTGCACATTCTGCTATCACCCTGAAAACAAGGAATGTGTTTATCGAATGCACTGCTACAGATCTTACAAAAGCAAACATTGTTCTGAATACAATG GTTGCAATGTTTTCGGAGTACTGTGAAAATAAGTTTGAAGTGGAACCAGTTGAAGTGGTATCTTATGATGGAAGCACAGCCATTTACCCTGATCTTTCATGTTATAAAATGGAAGTTTCGCTCTCTGATATTGTTGGACCCATTGGAATCTCCCTAGATGAGATGCAG GTTATCTCCCTTCTGAACAAAATGCAATTGCAAGCGGAACTTTGTTCATCAAATGGGGAGCCTTGTATTTCGGTGTATGTCCCTCCTACAAGGAGTGATGTTCTGCATGCTCGTGATCTAGCAGAG GATGTTGCTATAGCTTATGGGTACAACAATGTGCCAAAATCAAAGCCAAAGTCTATGACAATAGGTGGAAGGCAACCACTAAACCGTTTCTCTGATAAAATTCGTGCTGAG GTTGCAAGAGCTGGTTATATGGAGGTGCTCACATTTGTTTTGACTTCACACGAAGAAAACTTTGACATGCTAAACAGGACAGACGATGGGAATAAAGCAGTCATTATTGCAAACCCCCGTACTTCTGAATTTGAG gTTGTAAGAAGCAGTCTGATGTCATGTTTGTTGAAAACGCTGAAGCATAATATAGACCATCCAAGACCCATAAAG ATTTTTGAAGTTGGTGATGTAGTGTCATTGGATACTTCACGTGATGTTGGTGCCTCTAATAATCGCCGGCTTGCAGCTTTGTACTGTAATAGTAATTCTGGATTTGAG GAAATTATGGGTTTGGTGGATAGGATTGTCAAAATCGTGAGCGCTCCACACATAAATTTCGGTCAGACTTACTATGTTCCTTCAAGT GAACCTGAGTTCTTTACTAAAAGGCAGTGCAAAATTGTTATGAGTGATGGAAAGCAGGTGGGCTACTTTGGAATTGTCCATGCTGAG GTGCTAAGAAAATTTGGCATTCCGGATCCCTGCACTTTCGTCGAGATTGACATTGAGGCTCTTTTGTAG